In the genome of Rhinolophus ferrumequinum isolate MPI-CBG mRhiFer1 chromosome 24, mRhiFer1_v1.p, whole genome shotgun sequence, one region contains:
- the LOC117016645 gene encoding protocadherin alpha-C1 isoform X17, translating to MLAGRMVGWWVAVLCLWVSCGSAAGQLEYSVLEETQRGVAIGNVTADLQLSTAALSLRNFRFLSSHNKSYFGVDLASGSLIVREPADREWLCGAKAACVLTYELVLEDPLELHKILVHVLDANDNSPLFPAGDVQLHIPEFLMPGARFTLPNAQDADEGSNGILSYSLNPSQHFRLDMGSRVDGSEYPELVLEKALDREERATHRLVLTARDGGQPARSGDAQVAIIVVDTNDNAPVFERTLYRTKVPETAPNGTVLFRVQASDPDEGSNGEIRYSLSNSTQAKLRHHFHVHPRNGEVRVAASLGPPETLLEAYIEARDEGTFALASTTKLLVEVTDVNDHAPEVNLLTLSSPVSEDVAPGTVIALFSVRDEDLGPNGKVICSMSSRGPFKLKASFDNYYSLLTDGPLDREQVSEYQILITASDGGSPPLSTRKTLTVSVADVNDNAPSFPQPQQELVVAENNGPGASLGGVFAQDPDLGKNGLVYYELLDIIAEGQTASSLVAIETSSGAITAKTSFDFEQLKGFSFQVEARDGGIPPRSAAVTVDLIVVDRNDNAPVILFPLPRNGSVPVEIVPRSARTGHLITKVVAEDADSGSNAWLSYHISQASDSSLFRISANMGEIRTARLVLPTDAFKQRVVVVVQDHGDPSLSSSVTVCMLLSNSVPQVLPDFEDAWEIGHLSAQNLYLVIALACISFLFLGCLLFFVCIKLSQSSGCCSQSCCHSPEELRYGRRTASNPCMTSATIDVTTVERLSQTYFYWASLGLGSDNNSLLLRGEYSAADLRNVATGVGMNLPISCIQIRNRKGDHANVNVMVSKFYGV from the coding sequence ATGCTGGCAGGGAGGATGGTTGGCTGGTGGGTGGCGGTTCTATGTTTGTGGGTCTCCTGTGGTTCTGCCGCCGGACAGCTCGAATACTCAGTGTTGGAGGAGACCCAGCGAGGTGTAGCCATAGGCAATGTTACCGCGGACTTGCAGCTGTCAACAGCAGCTCTGTCTTTGCGGAACTTTCGCTTCCTTTCCAGCCACAACAAGTCTTACTTCGGGGTGGATCTGGCCAGCGGTAGCTTGATAGTCAGAGAGCCGGCAGACCGCGAATGGCTGTGTGGGGCCAAAGCTGCCTGCGTCTTGACCTATGAGCTGGTGCTGGAGGACCCTCTGGAGCTGCACAAGATTCTCGTTCACGTTCTGGACGCCAACGACAACTCACCTCTCTTCCCTGCCGGCGACGTGCAGCTGCACATCCCTGAGTTCCTGATGCCTGGGGCCCGCTTTACTCTCCCTAATGCCCAAGATGCCGACGAGGGAAGCAACGGGATCCTAAGCTACAGCTTGAACCCCAGTCAGCACTTTCGCCTGGACATGGGGTCGAGGGTCGACGGTAGCGAATACCCGGAGTTGGTATTGGAGAAAGCACTGGATCGGGAGGAGCGCGCCACCCACCGGCTGGTGCTCACTGCTCGGGACGGCGGGCAGCCTGCGCGCTCCGGAGACGCACAAGTCGCCATCATCGTAGTGGACACAAACGACAATGCTCCTGTATTTGAGCGCACACTATACCGTACCAAGGTGCCAGAGACTGCACCCAACGGGACTGTGTTATTCCGAGTTCAGGCCTCGGACCCCGATGAAGGCTCCAATGGGGAAATCCGGTACTCCTTAAGCAATAGCACACAAGCAAAGCTGCGACACCACTTTCACGTGCACCCTAGAAATGGGGAGGTGCGGGTAGCTGCTTCACTAGGTCCACCTGAAACGCTGTTGGAGGCATATATCGAAGCGAGGGATGAAGGCACTTTCGCTCTAGCTAGCACCACCAAACTGCTGGTGGAAGTGACAGACGTGAATGATCATGCCCCCGAGGTGAACCTTCTGACTCTCTCCAGCCCAGTTTCTGAGGATGTCGCCCCTGGCACAGTGATTGCTCTCTTTAGTGTAAGGGATGAGGACCTCGGTCCCAATGGTAAGGTTATTTGTAGCATGTCCAGTAGAGGCCCTTTTAAGCTGAAGGCTTCCTTTGACAATTACTACAGTTTGCTGACTGATGGGCCCTTGGACCGGGAGCAGGTCAGCGAATACCAGATCCTGATCACCGCCTCAGATGGTGGCTCGCCCCCACTTAGCACCCGCAAGACACTGACTGTGTCAGTTGCTGATGTGAACGACAATGCACCAAGCTTTCCTCAACCACAACAGGAACTTGTTGTGGCTGAAAACAATGGCCCTGGAGCCTCCCTAGGCGGCGTGTTTGCCCAGGACCCTGACCTGGGGAAGAATGGCCTTGTCTACTATGAACTGTTGGATATTATCGCTGAAGGGCAGACAGCATCTAGCTTGGTGGCCATAGAAACATCTAGTGGGGCTATCACTGCCAAAACTTCCTTTGACTTTGAGCAGCTCAAAGGGTTTAGCTTTCAAGTGGAAGCCAGAGATGGTGGCATTCCTCCCAGAAGTGCAGCAGTGACCGTGGACTTGATTGTGGTAGATAGGAACGACAATGCTCCAGTCATCTTGTTTCCCTTACCCAGAAATGGCTCTGTCCCAGTGGAAATTGTGCCCCGCTCTGCCAGAACTGGACACCTGATCACAAAAGTGGTAGCTGAGGATGCAGACAGTGGCTCCAATGCCTGGCTTTCCTACCACATCTCTCAGGCTTCTGACTCTAGCCTTTTCAGGATCTCAGCCAATATGGGAGAGATCCGTACTGCTCGCTTAGTTCTTCCCACTGATGCCTTTAAACAAAGGGTGGTGGTAGTGGTTCAGGACCATGGAGACCCatcactttcctcctctgtcacAGTGTGTATGCTGTTGAGCAATTCTGTCCCTCAGGTCCTTCCAGACTTTGAAGATGCCTGGGAAATAGGGCACCTTTCCGCCCAGAACCTGTATTTAGTAATTGCATTGgcttgtatttcctttttatttctggggTGCCTACTTTTCTTTGTGTGTATCAAGTTGAGCCAGAGCTCAGGTTGTTGCTCTCAGAGCTGCTGTCATTCTCCAGAGGAGCTGAGGTATGGAAGGAGAACAGCTTCGAATCCTTGCATGACATCAGCCACAATAGATGTCACTACGGTTGAGAGACTTTCTCAGACCTATTTCTATTGGGCCTCTCTGGGACTTGGTTCTGATAATAACAGTTTGCTCTTGCGTGGGGAATACAGTGCTGCTGACCTGAGAAATGTGGCCACTGGGGTAGGAATGAATTTGCCAATATCCTGTATTCAGATTCGGAATAGGAAAGGAGATCACGCAAATGTCAATGTCATGGTAAGCAAATTTTATGGGGTTTGA